From a single Populus nigra chromosome 18, ddPopNigr1.1, whole genome shotgun sequence genomic region:
- the LOC133678433 gene encoding purple acid phosphatase 17-like, which produces MAAGLNNENMALCLVLMISSFGLCLVPTHAELRRFEQPAKTDGTLSFLVLGDWGRKGAFNQSEVALQMGRIGEKLDIDFVVSTGDNFYDDGLTGEQDKAFDESFTQIYTAKSLQKQWYSVLGNHDYRGNAEAQLSLHLRKIDSRWLCLRSFIVDAELAEIFFVDTTPFVKSYFTDAEGHTYDWRGIGSPRAYIANLIKDLKLALSESSAKWKIVVGHHSIRSIGHHGDTKELVSKLLPILKANKVDFYMNGHDHCLEHIGDAESPIQFLTSGAGSKAWRGDIKKQKTGGLKFFYDGQGFMSVQLTQDAAEIAFYDVSGNVLHRWTTTKLLYSSI; this is translated from the exons ATGGCAGCAGGTCTTAACAACGAAAACATGGCTCTATGCCTAGTTTTGATGATTAGTAGTTTTGGTTTGTGTTTGGTCCCGACACATGCAGAGCTTCGAAGGTTTGAACAACCTGCAAAAACTGACGGGACACTTTCCTTTCTGGTGCTTGGAGACTGGGGCAGAAAGGGTGCTTTCAACCAGTCTGAAGTTGCTCTTCAG ATGGGAAGGATTGGAGAGAAGCTGGACATAGATTTTGTAGTATCAACAGGCGATAATTTCTATGATGACGGATTAACTGGTGAACAAGACAAAGCATTTGACGAATCGTTTACCCAAATCTACACCGCAAAGAGCCTGCAAAAGCAGTGGTATAGTG tgtTGGGAAACCATGATTATAGAGGGAATGCGGAAGCACAGTTAAGCCTTCACCTCAGGAAAATAGATAGCAGGTGGCTTTGTTTGAGATCTTTCATTGTCGATGCTG AATTGGctgaaattttctttgtggACACCACCCCTTTTGTCAAATCTTACTTCACTGATGCCGAGGGCCATACTTATGACTGGAGAGGCATTGGTTCTCCTAGAGCTTACATCGCAAACCTGATAAAG GATCTAAAGTTGGCGTTGAGCGAATCAAGTGCAAAGTGGAAAATTGTCGTGGGTCATCACTCAATTAGAAGCATTGGACATCACGGGGACACCAAGGAACTTGTAAGCAAGCTTCTTCCAATCCTGAAG GCCAACAAAGTGGATTTTTACATGAATGGACATGACCATTGCCTTGAACACATCGGTGACGCAGAGAG CCCAATACAATTTCTAACTAGTGGAGCTGGGTCTAAGGCATGGAGGGGTGACATTAAAAAACAGAAGACAGGTGGGCTAAAATTCTTCTATGATGGTCAAGGTTTCATGTCTGTGCAGTTGACTCAGGATGCAGCAGAGATTGCATTTTATGATGTTTCTGGCAATGTTTTGCATAGATGGACTACAACAAAGTTGCTTTACTCATCAATATAA
- the LOC133677802 gene encoding transmembrane 9 superfamily member 2-like translates to MAEKILPVTLFVSVLLVLSVDQASSDESDHRYRQGDQVPFYINKVGPFHNPSETYRYFDLPYCLPDNATEKRLSLGEVLNGDRLVSGPFPIEFLRERNSVPVCKKKLSKEDVAKFRAVVHEDYYYQMYFDDLPIWAFLGMVEFDKRQQRYYLFNHIHLNIYYNKDRVIEITSYTHRNAVVELTEDKEVDVEFLSTVEWKETDVPFEKRMAKYSQSSSLPHHLDIHRNSVINSCMAVLLLAGFLAAILRILNNDSVKYANDEELAADQEETGWKCIHGDVFRYPKHKSLFAACLGSGTQILTLTVFIFILALVGVFYPYNRGALLTALVVLYALTSGIAGYTATSFYCQLGGTNWVRNLLLTGCLFCGPLLLTFCFLNAVAVAYTATAALPLGTIVVIALIWTLVSSPLLVLGGIIGKNRKAEFQAPCRTAECPREIPPMRWYRQTIPQMAIAGFLPFILIQTELYYIFASVWGHRIYTFYSFLFIIFITLLIVTALITATLTHLQLAAEDHRWWWRSFLCGGSTGLFIYAYCFCYYYTRTDMSGFMQTSFIFGYMACISFGCFLMLGTVGYLAALRFVRHVYGSIKCE, encoded by the exons ATGGCGGAGAAGATATTACCGGTGACTTTATTCGTCTCCGTTTTGTTAGTTTTGAGTGTGGACCAGGCTAGTTCAGATGAATCAGATCATCGGTACAGACAAGGAGACCAGGTTCCCTTCTATATTAACAAAGTCGGACCCTTTCACAATCCTAG cGAAACCTACCGTTATTTTGATCTTCCGTATTGCTTGCCAG ATAATGCGACGGAGAAAAGGCTGTCTCTAGGTGAAGTACTGAATGGCGATCGTTTGGTAAGTGGGCCTTTCCCTATTGAATTTCTACGCGAAAGAAATTCTGTACCTGTTTGCAAGAAGAAGTTATCAAAGGAAGATGTTGCCAAGTTTCGAGCTGTTGTTCATGAGGACTATTATTATCAAATGTATTTTGATGACTTGCCCATCTGGGCGTTCTTGGGGATGGTTGAATTTGATAAGAGGCAACAAAGATACTACCTGTTCAATCATAtccatttaaatatttattacaataaGGATCGTGTGATTGAGATTACGTCTTACACGCATAGGAATGCGGTGGTGGAACTTACTGAGGATAAAGAGGTAGATGTGGAGTTTCTGTCTACAGTGGAGTGGAAGGAAACAGATGTCCCTTTTGAGAAGAGGATGGCTAAGTACTCTCAGTCATCTTCGTTGCCCCATCATTTAGATATCCATCGGAATTCCGTTATAAATTCATGCATGGCAGTTCTTCTTCTTGCTGGATTTCTTGCCGCAATCTTGCGAATCCTTAACAATGACTCTGTCAA aTATGCTAATGACGAGGAATTAGCCGCAGATCAGGAAGAGACTGGTTGGAAATGCATTCACGGAGATGTATTTAGGTATCCCAAGCACAAGTCTCTGTTTGCAGCCTGCCTCGGTTCCGGAACCCAGATATTGACTCT CAcggtcttcatttttattttggcaCTCGTAGGAGTGTTTTATCCATACAACCGGGGGGCTTTACTCACCGCACTGGTTGTCTTATATGCTCTCACATCAGGAATTGCAGGATACACAGCAACCTCATTTTACTGTCAGCTTGGAGGAACAAATTGG GTTAGAAATCTATTGTTGACAGGATGTCTCTTCTGTGGACCTCTCCTACTCACATTTTGCTTCCTGAATGCTGTTGCAGTTGCTTATACTGCCACTGCAGCTCTTCCTCTTGGCACGATTGTTGTGATAGCTCTTATATGGACACTTGTATCATCTCCTTTGCTCGTTTTAGGTGGAATTATTGGGAAGAATAGAAAGGCTGAGTTCCAAGCTCCTTGTCGCACCGCCGAATGTCCCAGAGAGATTCCACCAATGCGATGGTATCGGCAAACAATTCCTCAAATGGCAATTGCGGGATTTCTGCCATTCATTCTTATACAGACCGAACTTTACTACATCTTTGCTAGTGTGTGGGGTCACAGGATTTATACCTTTTACAGCTTCttgttcatcatctttattactCTTCTGATAGTCACTGCTTTAATTACGGCCACATTGACCCATTTACAACTTGCTGCTGAGGACCACAGATGGTGGTGGAG GTCTTTTCTCTGTGGCGGATCAACGGGCTTATTTATATATGCCTACTGCTTTTGTTACTACTACACACGCACAGATATGTCTGGTTTCATGCAAACCTCCTTCATATTTGGGTACATGGCTTGCATCTCTTTTGGCTGCTTCCTTATGCTGGGCACTGTAGGTTATCTTGCAGCTTTGCGTTTTGTCCGGCATGTATATGGTTCAATCAAGTGTGAGTAG